Proteins from a single region of Flavobacterium sp. YJ01:
- a CDS encoding PcfJ domain-containing protein, giving the protein MGMTEGDSLRHCVFTNEYFKKIDSLLFSARIDNKPIETIEVSLSKMEIAQCRGLRNHNSKHHKAIFSLMKKNLYQIRSRMKKKKAEQC; this is encoded by the coding sequence ATGGGTATGACCGAAGGCGACAGCCTGAGACACTGTGTTTTTACCAATGAGTATTTCAAAAAGATAGATTCCCTGCTCTTCTCTGCACGCATTGACAACAAACCAATCGAAACTATAGAGGTTTCTCTTTCTAAAATGGAAATAGCACAGTGCCGTGGTTTGAGGAATCACAATTCAAAACATCATAAAGCTATTTTCAGTTTGATGAAAAAAAACCTTTATCAGATTCGCTCCCGAATGAAAAAGAAGAAAGCAGAACAATGCTAA